The Poriferisphaera corsica DNA segment GAAAGAAATGCACGTTGGGCATATTCGGTCTACGGTGATTGGCGATGCGCTGGCAAGGATTTTTAAGTTTTTGGGTCATGACGTGATCAAGCAGAATCATGTTGGAGATTGGGGTACGCAGTTTGGCATGCTGATTCAATATATGGATGAGATGCCGGAGGCTGATCGGGAAGCGCATGAGGCGGGGGAAGGTGATACGCTCAATACGATCTATCAGAAGTCTAAACAGCGTTTCGATGCAGAAGATGATTTTGCACAACGAGCGCGTGAGCGTGTGGTGGCCCTACAGGCGGGCGATGAAGAAACGCTGGTTGTTTGGCAGAAATTGGTGAATGAATCCGAGACATATTTCGATGCGGTTTATAAGCGATTAGGCATTGATCTGTCGCTCGATGATATCAAAGGTGAATCGTTCTATAACCCACGATTGGGCAACGTGATTAAGGATCTGAAAACGGCGGATCTGTTGAAGGAATCGCAGGGTGCGGATGTTGTTTATCCTGAAGGGTTCAAGGATCGTGATGGAAATCCGATGCCGATGATTGTGCGGAAATCAGATGGTGGGTTCCTGTATGCGACGACGGATTTGGCGGCTGCCCAATACCGTATCAATGACTTGAATGCAGATCGGATTGTTTACGTGACAGATAGTCGGCAGTCACAGCATTTTTCGATGGTGTTCCAGACTTTGCGTGAAGCGGGGTGGGCGCCGTCTAATGTTCGATTAGATCACGTGCCGTTTGGGACGATTATGGGTAAAGATCGTAAGCCATTCAAAACAAGATCGGGTGAGACGATCAAGCTGGTCGATCTGATTGACGAAGCGGAATCGCGTGCAGCTGGCATTTTAGCGGATAAAAATCCAGATATGGACACAGATACCGCTGCGGAAGTTGCTCATACAGTAGGTATTGGCTGTTTGAAGTATGCAGATTTGTCGAATGATCGTATCAAGGATTACATATTCGATTGGGATCGTATGCTTTCCTTTGACGGGAATACGGCTGCGTACTTGCAAAACTCATATGTGCGGTGCATGTCGATTTTCCGTCGCGGTGAAGTTGATCCATCATCTCTATCCGGTGCTAAGATTTTGGCAACTGAGCCAGCGGAGCGGTTGATTGTGCTGAAGTTATTGCAATTACCAAACGTGTTGCAATCAGTTGCGGATTCACTTGAGCCGCATCGTTTGACAAATTATCTTTATGAGTTGGCTTCGCTGTATCACTCGTTCTACGAGAAATGTCCGGTGCTTAAATCGGAAGGTGAAACTAAAATTTCCCGACTCGCGTTGTGTTTGCTCACAGCTCAAACGATCTCAAACGGTCTTGCTTTGTTGGGTATTGATACACCACCGCAAATGTGATCATTGATTCACCATTAGTCAGTTTGTGTACATCATGAAGCTTCCGGATCATACGCATGGCAGATAAACTTTTGAATATTGATGAGGCGTTTA contains these protein-coding regions:
- the argS gene encoding arginine--tRNA ligase: MPNIQKRIESILSDAVVAAFGPEHADADPLINPTKDPKFGDYQANLAMGLAKKLGQKPRDIATAIVEKIDADDLFSKIDIAGPGFINLMLTQETVNQSAETILADLDRLAVAEVDEKQTVVVDFSSPNVAKEMHVGHIRSTVIGDALARIFKFLGHDVIKQNHVGDWGTQFGMLIQYMDEMPEADREAHEAGEGDTLNTIYQKSKQRFDAEDDFAQRARERVVALQAGDEETLVVWQKLVNESETYFDAVYKRLGIDLSLDDIKGESFYNPRLGNVIKDLKTADLLKESQGADVVYPEGFKDRDGNPMPMIVRKSDGGFLYATTDLAAAQYRINDLNADRIVYVTDSRQSQHFSMVFQTLREAGWAPSNVRLDHVPFGTIMGKDRKPFKTRSGETIKLVDLIDEAESRAAGILADKNPDMDTDTAAEVAHTVGIGCLKYADLSNDRIKDYIFDWDRMLSFDGNTAAYLQNSYVRCMSIFRRGEVDPSSLSGAKILATEPAERLIVLKLLQLPNVLQSVADSLEPHRLTNYLYELASLYHSFYEKCPVLKSEGETKISRLALCLLTAQTISNGLALLGIDTPPQM